In the genome of Cydia strobilella chromosome Z, ilCydStro3.1, whole genome shotgun sequence, one region contains:
- the LOC134754895 gene encoding CD82 antigen-like isoform X2, with protein MTLPPPARPAHPSAHRAMRYYRIWIYACNGALLLGSLAFCAAAGRALADYRRALVPGLNAAQPGFLYGYAALPVQTGLLQMLGCVAALRLSERLLNAYWFALLALLVGDAAIGVYWAFRFERVCRELRPQLKLRLLRDYETDAEFTEAWDRLQREQRCCGVTGPADFAHLNRTSLPASCCRMPAHTPATTPALFVATSSTSLATFTPAHCVPHTAACADRLQNWTRRTADALFVLGYCVIAFLKLCFLGILRYEIKEMIQKIRLIRSELGAGELLDGSPIHGGPLSQTVIVNAVNANGGVRAHGGSPERAGERDALLGRLSDTCSRRGTHDDPLASKTINGNNNCEMRELAQGEYRPLAADSAATRI; from the coding sequence ATGACGCTGCCGCCGCCCGCGCGCCCCGCCCACCCATCCGCGCATCGCGCCATGCGCTATTACCGCATCTGGATATATGCGTGCAACGGCGCGCTGCTTCTGGGTTCGTTGGCCTTCTGTGCGGCCGCTGGGCGCGCTCTCGCAGACTACCGCCGCGCTCTGGTCCCTGGCCTTAACGCCGCACAACCAGGGTTCCTGTATGGCTACGCGGCGTTACCTGTGCAAACAGGTCTACTGCAGATGCTCGGATGTGTCGCGGCGCTTCGTCTCTCTGAGCGATTGCTTAACGCATATTGGTTTGCTCTTCTGGCGCTGCTTGTCGGTGACGCCGCCATCGGTGTTTACTGGGCTTTCCGATTTGAGCGAGTCTGTCGAGAATTGCGTCCCCAACTAAAGTTACGTCTGCTTAGAGATTACGAAACAGATGCGGAATTTACGGAAGCCTGGGATCGCCTTCAAAGAGAACAGCGCTGCTGCGGGGTGACTGGACCGGCCGACTTCGCGCACCTGAACCGCACATCACTGCCCGCAAGCTGTTGCCGCATGCCGGCGCACACGCCAGCCACGACGCCTGCACTGTTTGTCGCCACGTCCAGCACGTCGCTCGCCACTTTCACGCCCGCCCATTGCGTCCCACACACTGCGGCGTGCGCGGACCGATTACAGAATTGGACTCGACGAACTGCGGACGCGTTGTTTGTGCTAGGTTACTGTGTGATCGCGTTTTTGAAGTTATGTTTTCTTGGAATTTTACGATACGAGATAAAAGAGATGATCCAAAAAATTAGACTTATTCGAAGCGAGCTCGGAGCCGGTGAACTTCTAGATGGCAGCCCGATCCATGGCGGGCCATTGTCACAGACGGTGATAGTAAACGCCGTGAATGCGAACGGCGGCGTGCGGGCGCATGGTGGTAGTCCCGAGCGAGCAGGTGAACGCGACGCGCTGCTCGGACGCCTGTCGGACACGTGCTCGCGGCGCGGCACGCACGACGATCCTTTGGCGTCGAAAACTATTAACGGGAACAACAATTGTGAGATGCGCGAGTTGGCACAAGGAGAGTACAGACCGTTGGCGGCAGACAGTGCGGCAACTCGGATCTGA
- the LOC134754895 gene encoding uncharacterized protein LOC134754895 isoform X1 produces the protein MPPKGVGRGAWRRRGRGGRHDDAASATMTLPPPARPAHPSAHRAMRYYRIWIYACNGALLLGSLAFCAAAGRALADYRRALVPGLNAAQPGFLYGYAALPVQTGLLQMLGCVAALRLSERLLNAYWFALLALLVGDAAIGVYWAFRFERVCRELRPQLKLRLLRDYETDAEFTEAWDRLQREQRCCGVTGPADFAHLNRTSLPASCCRMPAHTPATTPALFVATSSTSLATFTPAHCVPHTAACADRLQNWTRRTADALFVLGYCVIAFLKLCFLGILRYEIKEMIQKIRLIRSELGAGELLDGSPIHGGPLSQTVIVNAVNANGGVRAHGGSPERAGERDALLGRLSDTCSRRGTHDDPLASKTINGNNNCEMRELAQGEYRPLAADSAATRI, from the coding sequence AGGCGTGGGGCGCGGCgcgtggcggcggcgcgggcgcggcgggcggcaTGATGACGCGGCGTCCGCCACCATGACGCTGCCGCCGCCCGCGCGCCCCGCCCACCCATCCGCGCATCGCGCCATGCGCTATTACCGCATCTGGATATATGCGTGCAACGGCGCGCTGCTTCTGGGTTCGTTGGCCTTCTGTGCGGCCGCTGGGCGCGCTCTCGCAGACTACCGCCGCGCTCTGGTCCCTGGCCTTAACGCCGCACAACCAGGGTTCCTGTATGGCTACGCGGCGTTACCTGTGCAAACAGGTCTACTGCAGATGCTCGGATGTGTCGCGGCGCTTCGTCTCTCTGAGCGATTGCTTAACGCATATTGGTTTGCTCTTCTGGCGCTGCTTGTCGGTGACGCCGCCATCGGTGTTTACTGGGCTTTCCGATTTGAGCGAGTCTGTCGAGAATTGCGTCCCCAACTAAAGTTACGTCTGCTTAGAGATTACGAAACAGATGCGGAATTTACGGAAGCCTGGGATCGCCTTCAAAGAGAACAGCGCTGCTGCGGGGTGACTGGACCGGCCGACTTCGCGCACCTGAACCGCACATCACTGCCCGCAAGCTGTTGCCGCATGCCGGCGCACACGCCAGCCACGACGCCTGCACTGTTTGTCGCCACGTCCAGCACGTCGCTCGCCACTTTCACGCCCGCCCATTGCGTCCCACACACTGCGGCGTGCGCGGACCGATTACAGAATTGGACTCGACGAACTGCGGACGCGTTGTTTGTGCTAGGTTACTGTGTGATCGCGTTTTTGAAGTTATGTTTTCTTGGAATTTTACGATACGAGATAAAAGAGATGATCCAAAAAATTAGACTTATTCGAAGCGAGCTCGGAGCCGGTGAACTTCTAGATGGCAGCCCGATCCATGGCGGGCCATTGTCACAGACGGTGATAGTAAACGCCGTGAATGCGAACGGCGGCGTGCGGGCGCATGGTGGTAGTCCCGAGCGAGCAGGTGAACGCGACGCGCTGCTCGGACGCCTGTCGGACACGTGCTCGCGGCGCGGCACGCACGACGATCCTTTGGCGTCGAAAACTATTAACGGGAACAACAATTGTGAGATGCGCGAGTTGGCACAAGGAGAGTACAGACCGTTGGCGGCAGACAGTGCGGCAACTCGGATCTGA